From Magnolia sinica isolate HGM2019 chromosome 13, MsV1, whole genome shotgun sequence, one genomic window encodes:
- the LOC131223471 gene encoding translation factor GUF1 homolog, mitochondrial isoform X1 produces the protein MGSLNRASKALRSRYRSLPSLSSAALDACNSSYFGVSWHGFCSKSRNPNRENVVDLSQYPPERIRNFSIIAHVDHGKSTLADRLLELTGTIKRGHGQPQYLDKLQVERERGITVKAQTATMFHRHTFHGPDATNTEEHPIFLLNLIDTPGHVDFSYEVSRSLAACQGALLVVDAAQGVQAQTVANFYLAFESNLTIIPIINKIDQPTADLDRVKAQLKSMFDLNPEDALLTSAKTGQGLEHVLPAVIERIPPPPGKSDSPLRMLLLDSYYDEYKGVICHVAVVDGALHKGDKIASAATSQVYEVLDVGFMHPELKPTGMLFTGQVGYVVSGMRSTKEARVGDTLYHARSIVKPLPGFKSAKHMVFSGLYPADGSDFDALNHAIERLTCNDASVSVTRESSTALGLGFRCGFLGLLHMDVFHQRLEQEYGASVISTIPTVPYIFEYSDGSKVHVQNPAALASIPGKRVTACWEPSVTATIIIPSEYVGPVITLCSERRGEQLEYSFIDSQRAFMKYRLPLREIVVDFYNELKSITSGYASFDYEDAEYLASDLVKLDILLNGQPVDAMATIVHNLKAQRVGRELVDKLKKFIDRQMFEITIQAAIGSKIIARETISAMRKNVLAKCYGGDITRKKKLLEKQKEGKKRMKRVGSVDIPQEAFHELLKVSGSK, from the exons ATGGGCTCTTTGAATCGAGCTTCGAAGGCGCTGAGATCCAGATACCGATCTCTTCCATCTCTTTCTTCTGCTGCATTGGATGCATGCAATTCCAGCTACTTTGGCGTTTCTTGGCATGGTTTCTGCTCCAAATCTCGCAATCCTAACCGTGAGAACGTTGTCGATTTGAGCCAGTACCCTCCGGAGAGGATCCGCAACTTCTCCATCATCGCGCATGTCGATCACGGAAAATCAACGCTCGCCGATCGCCTCTTGGAGCTCACTGGGACCATCAAGAGGGGCCATGGCCAGCCGCAGTACCTCGATAAGCTGCAG gtagaaagagaaagaggaataACAGTCAAAGCTCAGACAGCAACTATGTTCCACAGGCATACATTCCATGGTCCTGATGCTACTAATACAGAAGAGCACCCGATCTTTTTACTCAATCTAATTGACACACCTGGTCATGTGGATTTCAGCTACGAAGTATCAAGATCCCTTGCTGCTTGCCAGGGTGCACTTTTGGTAGTGGATGCCGCCCAAGGTGTTCAGGCACAGACAGTTGCAAATTTTTATTTGGCTTTTGAATCTAACCTGACTATTATTCCCATCATTAACAAAATTGACCAGCCAACTGCTGACCTTGATCGTGTGAAGGCCCAGTTAAAATCCATGTTCGATCTAAATCCTGAAGATGCTCTTTTAACTTCAGCAAAAACTGGTCAAGGCCTTGAGCATGTCCTTCCTGCAGTCATTGAGCGGATACCTCCTCCTCCTGGAAAAAGTGATTCGCCTTTACGAATGCTTCTCTTAGATTCTTATTATGATGAATACAAAGGAGTGATCTGCCATGTTGCAGTTGTTGATGGTGCTCTGCACAAGGGGGATAAGATTGCATCTGCAGCAACTAGCCAGGTTTACGAAGTTTTGGATGTTGGGTTCATGCATCCTGAGCTGAAGCCTACTGGAATGCTGTTTACTGGACAAGTGGGTTATGTTGTCAGTGGCATGCGTTCAACCAAAGAGGCCCGTGTTGGAGATACTCTTTATCATGCCCGAAGCATTGTAAAGCCTCTTCCTG GTTTCAAGTCTGCAAAGCATATGGTGTTTTCTGGTCTTTATCCTGCTGATGGATCCGATTTTGATGCTCTCAACCATGCAATAGAGAGACTCACATGCAATGATGCCAGTGTATCTGTTACCAGAGAGAGCAGCACAGCACTTGGCCTAGGTTTCAG GTGTGGTTTCTTAGGCTTGCTTCACATGGATGTCTTTCATCAGCGTCTTGAACAG GAGTATGGTGCTAGTGTCATTTCTACTATTCCAACCGTACCATATATTTTTGAGTATTCAGACGGAAG CAAAGTGCACGTTCAGAATCCTGCGGCACTGGCCTCAATTCCTGGAAAACGTGTCACAGCATGTTGGGAACCATCTGTGACTGCTACCATTATTATTCCTAGTGA GTATGTGGGGCCTGTTATTACCCTCTGCTCTGAGAGGAGAGGAGAGCAACTGGAGTACTCATTTATTGATAG CCAACGGGCCTTTATGAAATATCGTCTGCCATTGAGGGAAATTGTTGTGGATTTCTACAATGAATTGAAGAGTATaacatctggatatgcttcatttgatTATGAGGATGCAGA ATATCTGGCCTCTGATTTGGTGAAGCTTGACATCCTTCTCAATGGACAGCCAGTTGATGCTATGGCAACCattgtacataatctgaaggCGCAGCGGGTTGGTCGTGAACTGGTGGATAAGCTGAAGAAATTCATAGACAG GCAAATGTTTGAGATAACAATACAAGCTGccattggatccaagatcattgcAAGGGAGAC CATTTCAGCAATGAGGAAGAATGTTCTTGCAAAATGCTATGGGGGTGACATTACTCGGAAGAAAAAGCTTCTGGAGAAGCAGAAGGAAGGGAAGAAGCGAATGAAGCGCGTGGGGTCCGTTGATATACCACAGGAGGCCTTCCATGAGCTACTGAAGGTCTCTGGATCTAAATAG
- the LOC131223471 gene encoding translation factor GUF1 homolog, mitochondrial isoform X2 has translation MGSLNRASKALRSRYRSLPSLSSAALDACNSSYFGVSWHGFCSKSRNPNRENVVDLSQYPPERIRNFSIIAHVDHGKSTLADRLLELTGTIKRGHGQPQYLDKLQVERERGITVKAQTATMFHRHTFHGPDATNTEEHPIFLLNLIDTPGHVDFSYEVSRSLAACQGALLVVDAAQGVQAQTVANFYLAFESNLTIIPIINKIDQPTADLDRVKAQLKSMFDLNPEDALLTSAKTGQGLEHVLPAVIERIPPPPGKSDSPLRMLLLDSYYDEYKGVICHVAVVDGALHKGDKIASAATSQVYEVLDVGFMHPELKPTGMLFTGQVGYVVSGMRSTKEARVGDTLYHARSIVKPLPGFKSAKHMVFSGLYPADGSDFDALNHAIERLTCNDASVSVTRESSTALGLGFRCGFLGLLHMDVFHQRLEQEYGASVISTIPTVPYIFEYSDGSKVHVQNPAALASIPGKRVTACWEPSVTATIIIPSEYVGPVITLCSERRGEQLEYSFIDSSSDLLISLIFRRAYLHGDQSDTHHQMSHVCRLGKAQLKD, from the exons ATGGGCTCTTTGAATCGAGCTTCGAAGGCGCTGAGATCCAGATACCGATCTCTTCCATCTCTTTCTTCTGCTGCATTGGATGCATGCAATTCCAGCTACTTTGGCGTTTCTTGGCATGGTTTCTGCTCCAAATCTCGCAATCCTAACCGTGAGAACGTTGTCGATTTGAGCCAGTACCCTCCGGAGAGGATCCGCAACTTCTCCATCATCGCGCATGTCGATCACGGAAAATCAACGCTCGCCGATCGCCTCTTGGAGCTCACTGGGACCATCAAGAGGGGCCATGGCCAGCCGCAGTACCTCGATAAGCTGCAG gtagaaagagaaagaggaataACAGTCAAAGCTCAGACAGCAACTATGTTCCACAGGCATACATTCCATGGTCCTGATGCTACTAATACAGAAGAGCACCCGATCTTTTTACTCAATCTAATTGACACACCTGGTCATGTGGATTTCAGCTACGAAGTATCAAGATCCCTTGCTGCTTGCCAGGGTGCACTTTTGGTAGTGGATGCCGCCCAAGGTGTTCAGGCACAGACAGTTGCAAATTTTTATTTGGCTTTTGAATCTAACCTGACTATTATTCCCATCATTAACAAAATTGACCAGCCAACTGCTGACCTTGATCGTGTGAAGGCCCAGTTAAAATCCATGTTCGATCTAAATCCTGAAGATGCTCTTTTAACTTCAGCAAAAACTGGTCAAGGCCTTGAGCATGTCCTTCCTGCAGTCATTGAGCGGATACCTCCTCCTCCTGGAAAAAGTGATTCGCCTTTACGAATGCTTCTCTTAGATTCTTATTATGATGAATACAAAGGAGTGATCTGCCATGTTGCAGTTGTTGATGGTGCTCTGCACAAGGGGGATAAGATTGCATCTGCAGCAACTAGCCAGGTTTACGAAGTTTTGGATGTTGGGTTCATGCATCCTGAGCTGAAGCCTACTGGAATGCTGTTTACTGGACAAGTGGGTTATGTTGTCAGTGGCATGCGTTCAACCAAAGAGGCCCGTGTTGGAGATACTCTTTATCATGCCCGAAGCATTGTAAAGCCTCTTCCTG GTTTCAAGTCTGCAAAGCATATGGTGTTTTCTGGTCTTTATCCTGCTGATGGATCCGATTTTGATGCTCTCAACCATGCAATAGAGAGACTCACATGCAATGATGCCAGTGTATCTGTTACCAGAGAGAGCAGCACAGCACTTGGCCTAGGTTTCAG GTGTGGTTTCTTAGGCTTGCTTCACATGGATGTCTTTCATCAGCGTCTTGAACAG GAGTATGGTGCTAGTGTCATTTCTACTATTCCAACCGTACCATATATTTTTGAGTATTCAGACGGAAG CAAAGTGCACGTTCAGAATCCTGCGGCACTGGCCTCAATTCCTGGAAAACGTGTCACAGCATGTTGGGAACCATCTGTGACTGCTACCATTATTATTCCTAGTGA GTATGTGGGGCCTGTTATTACCCTCTGCTCTGAGAGGAGAGGAGAGCAACTGGAGTACTCATTTATTGATAG CTCATCTGATTtgttgatcagcctgatttttaggcgaGCTTATCTACACGGGGACCAATCCGATACTCATCACCAGATGTCCCATGTGTGTAGGCTCGGCAAAGCTCAACTAAAGGATTAG